The Lepeophtheirus salmonis chromosome 1, UVic_Lsal_1.4, whole genome shotgun sequence genome has a segment encoding these proteins:
- the LOC121129366 gene encoding ribosomal protein S6 kinase beta-2 yields MSADILNEQLDALTRKMMESTVADAIQEKKSIGSIPELIETNSPLATSESKVIPGRVYRSDFKVLKFLGKGSYGKVYQVCMKTPERPIYAMKAVRKGEIKDNECDIVHTRTERDVLTTTDHPFIVKMHYAFETKSKVYLIQEFLRGGELFSRIEKETMFLEDVAKFYLCEIILALEYLHGLDIIYRDLKSENILLARDGHIKLIDFGLSKMGVDKDNLATTFCGTVEYMAPEVINRKGHGKPADWWSLGTFAFDILNGFPPFHSQNRQKLFEKLRKAPLISLPT; encoded by the coding sequence ATGTCGGCCGATATCCTGAATGAGCAATTGGATGCTCTCACTCGGAAAATGATGGAGTCCACTGTGGCAGACGCCATTCAAGAAAAGAAGTCCATTGGAAGTATCCCTGAATTAATTGAAACGAATTCCCCACTCGCCACATCCGAATCAAAAGTGATCCCTGGACGAGTATATCGATCAGACTTCAAAGTACTTAAGTTCCTTGGTAAAGGTTCTTATGGCAAAGTATATCAAGTCTGTATGAAGACTCCTGAAAGGCCCATTTATGCTATGAAGGCTGTTCGTAAAGGAGAAATTAAGGATAATGAGTGTGATATCGTTCATACAAGGACAGAAAGGGACGTTCTCACGACAACGGATCATCCCTTCATTGTCAAAATGCATTATGCATTTGAAACTAAGTCTAAAGTGTATCTTATTCAAGAGTTTCTGAGAGGTGGTGAGCTTTTTAGCCgcattgaaaaagaaacaatgtTCCTTGAGGACGTGGCTAAGTTCTACTTATGTGAGATTATTCTTGCTTTAGAGTATCTCCATGGATTAGACATAATTTATAGAGACCTTAAGAGTGAAAATATTCTCCTCGCTCGAGATGGCCATATTAAACTAATTGATTTTGGACTTAGTAAAATGGGGGTTGATAAAGATAATTTGGCGACTACATTTTGTGGGACTGTAGAATATATGGCTCCTGAAGTGATTAATCGTAAAGGTCACGGAAAACCAGCGGATTGGTGGTCTTTAGGTACCTTTGCCTTCGATATCTTAAATGGATTTCCTCCCTTTCATTCTCAAAATCGTCAGAAactgtttgaaaaattaagaaaagcaCCATTAATTTCCCTTCCTACATGA